One Halococcus agarilyticus DNA segment encodes these proteins:
- a CDS encoding response regulator, whose amino-acid sequence MTQTVLIVDDDAGMRELLRFKLGKNDFEVATSSNGRECLDYLEAEPLPDLVLLDIMMPYMDGHEVLDRIRDEIDAALPVVLLTAAESREEIDDGIEVSDHIEKPFRMNEVVDCVEHVLDGSLASD is encoded by the coding sequence ATGACGCAAACAGTCCTGATCGTCGACGACGATGCGGGGATGCGCGAGCTGCTCCGGTTCAAGCTCGGCAAGAACGACTTCGAGGTCGCGACGAGTTCGAACGGCCGCGAGTGTCTCGACTATCTCGAAGCGGAGCCGCTGCCGGATCTCGTGTTGCTCGACATCATGATGCCGTACATGGACGGCCACGAGGTCCTCGATCGGATCCGGGACGAGATCGACGCCGCCCTGCCGGTGGTGCTGTTGACGGCGGCGGAGTCGCGCGAGGAGATCGACGACGGGATCGAGGTGAGCGACCACATCGAGAAGCCGTTCCGGATGAACGAGGTCGTCGACTGCGTGGAGCACGTTCTCGACGGGTCGTTGGCGTCGGATTGA